ATCCCAGACGCCGTATCAATCCCCGTACGAACGATCCTCGCATCCGCAATAACATGCCCAAACCACAGCCCCGGCCCCCCAGGCGCAGTAACAGTGAGCCTTGAGTACTCAAAGAGATACTGCCGATCCGACGAGGAGAACATCACCGTGCCAGCCAACAAAACAGCCGTGAAATCCACATTCCTAAACACAGACTTCTGGCGCCCCGTCACTAAACACACTCGGCGACCTCTCTGCAACACCGACCACATTGGTTCCGTATGTCTCGCGGAGAGTGTAGAAGATCGCACTCACGATCCCAGCGGTATGCGCAACCGCATCAGCCACATAGATATACCCCGCCGGCCCAACCCCGGAGAATGAAGAGCAGTGATTCTCCCCAGCATAATGTCTAACATTGTTCGCGTGGATCGTCCCATTCCCCGCAGAATAAAGACAATCTTGGAGTCGATCTCCCAGGTGGAGCCGTATAGCTACGCCGGATTCAGGAGTGGTCCCGCTGGGGAATGCAGCTACGCAGTAATAGTCCATATCGGAGTCCTTCACTTGTATACCAGGTACAATGTCTAGGCCTGACAGCCAGTgacagcctcaggcatcagCCAGAGCCAAAGATGACGCTTGACCGCTACACCAACCCCGCAAGGGTGGTCGCTCGCCAGCCATCCCCAACAAATGATTCACAGTGTTTGATTGGCGGGATAGCGTCCCGCCCATC
This sequence is a window from Aspergillus puulaauensis MK2 DNA, chromosome 6, nearly complete sequence. Protein-coding genes within it:
- a CDS encoding uncharacterized protein (COG:S;~EggNog:ENOG410PY1P), with product MDYYCVAAFPSGTTPESGVAIRLHLGDRLQDCLYSAGNGTIHANNVRHYAGENHCSSFSGVGPAGYIYVADAVAHTAGIVSAIFYTLRETYGTNVKSVFRNVDFTAVLLAGTVMFSSSDRQYLFEYSRLTVTAPGGPGLWFGHVIADARIVRTGIDTASGILLTANTSQVTRAFDHFAGSEENHEIQPEVVSDVVEESDLVGDVVAYNGSSISWSVSKHSTWTGGARVGGQGSASFSISVDELSTWVLTGDVHLNAFRNGDGKHGNIRSRGTISTTTRLRLGVSGWRMSLNLQGAQIMPGSS